The uncultured Fusobacterium sp. genomic sequence TAAAGGGAAAAGATATAAAGATAATTCAAGGAGTTGGAAAAAAACTAAGGGAGTTATTAAATAAAGATGGAATTTTTAAAGTTGAGGATATAGTTCCTTATTCTTTAAAAGAGTTGGTAAATAGATATGGGAAATCTAGGGGAGAGTTACTATATTTATCTGCTAGAGGAATTGATTATAGTGAAATAGAGTATAGAAGGGCTATTCACTCAATAGGAAATGAAAATACTTATAGATATCCTCTTGACTCAGAAGGAAATATAAAAAAGGAGTTAGAGGATATTTTTGAATATTCATACCAAAGATTATTAAAAAAAGAGTTAATAGCAAAAACAGTAATATTAAAAGTTAAATATAATGATGGAATATTGATAACACGTTCAAAAACTTTTTCGAGACCTACAGATGATAAAGAGGTATTATATGAAAATTTAGAAATATTATTAAATGATATTGAAAATAAACCAATAAAACTTTTAGGAATATCTTTTGGGAATTTAATAAAAAAATCTATTAGGCAATTGAGCTTTTTTTAGGTATAATATAGTAAAATATTAAAAGGAGGTTAAAAGAGTATGTTATTATTAAAATTAGTATTATTTATAGGGTTATTTTTAGGGATAACTTATGGGATAGAGTATCTTTTACCACCATTTGGACAATTATTTTATACTAATCCACTAGATATTTTACTTTCTGTATCACAAAGTATAACTTATGGA encodes the following:
- the dinB gene encoding DNA polymerase IV, which encodes MDKIIMHYDMDCFYASIEIRDNPKYQGLPLVVGGGIVTTASYEARKYGIHSAMSVFEAKKLCPNLLVIPVDKDKYIKISNQIQKLVLKITEKVEFIALDEGYVDITEAVKKFSSLENFAEKFRKRIEYHTKLTCSVGIGVNKLSAKIASNINKPNGKYIFNSQMEFVNYIKGKDIKIIQGVGKKLRELLNKDGIFKVEDIVPYSLKELVNRYGKSRGELLYLSARGIDYSEIEYRRAIHSIGNENTYRYPLDSEGNIKKELEDIFEYSYQRLLKKELIAKTVILKVKYNDGILITRSKTFSRPTDDKEVLYENLEILLNDIENKPIKLLGISFGNLIKKSIRQLSFF